A single window of Rudaeicoccus suwonensis DNA harbors:
- a CDS encoding PaaX family transcriptional regulator gives MRARSAIFDLYGDHLLARDGWAPVQAVVRLTGAVDVAAPATRTAISRMTREGWLAPREDHGVRGYVATARARARLGAAWTRIFQGPVHDWDGRWHVVVTGHVSDRSARDRLAASLQFLGYGRLGPSTWVAPRASSELGAATAGVPLHSFHANLEQPGAQLAAQLWDLEALAASYSSFLLWLREQTGSCAIRSGESAYAARALIVHAWRKFLFTDPGLPARLLPDAWPGQEAAERFREATTALWPGATAYVAECLADPGARR, from the coding sequence ATGCGCGCCAGATCCGCCATTTTCGACCTGTATGGCGATCACCTCCTCGCGCGTGACGGCTGGGCTCCGGTCCAGGCCGTCGTGCGGCTCACCGGGGCAGTCGACGTCGCGGCGCCCGCTACGCGGACAGCGATCTCCCGGATGACCCGTGAGGGGTGGCTCGCGCCACGAGAAGACCACGGTGTCCGTGGATATGTCGCCACCGCACGGGCGCGAGCCCGGCTCGGTGCAGCATGGACCCGCATCTTCCAAGGGCCCGTGCACGACTGGGACGGCCGGTGGCACGTCGTGGTGACCGGTCACGTCAGCGATCGCAGTGCTCGCGACAGGCTCGCTGCCTCACTGCAGTTCCTCGGATACGGCCGGCTCGGACCGAGCACCTGGGTCGCGCCTCGCGCCAGCTCCGAACTCGGCGCGGCCACCGCAGGAGTGCCGCTTCATTCGTTCCACGCAAACCTGGAACAGCCCGGAGCGCAGCTGGCCGCGCAATTGTGGGACCTCGAGGCGCTGGCTGCGTCATACAGCAGCTTCCTTCTGTGGCTACGCGAGCAGACGGGAAGCTGCGCCATACGGTCCGGTGAGTCTGCCTACGCGGCCCGGGCACTCATCGTGCACGCCTGGCGCAAGTTCTTGTTCACCGATCCGGGACTGCCTGCACGTCTGCTACCCGACGCCTGGCCCGGGCAGGAGGCTGCCGAACGTTTCCGCGAGGCGACGACAGCCCTGTGGCCGGGCGCAACGGCATACGTCGCAGAATGTCTTGCCGACCCAGGCGCACGCCGATGA
- a CDS encoding preprotein translocase subunit TatA — MAVEIFGIGTSDLLILIVLAMVLVGPDHLPEYVGKLRTFIRQAREMADGAKSQLKDQMGPEFQDIDWRAYDPRQYDPRKIVRDALFDTPGDAAAPDAAAVPPTPAPYLNPANDYRRFDPDRATPFDHDAT; from the coding sequence ATGGCAGTGGAGATCTTCGGCATCGGCACCTCGGATCTGTTGATCCTGATCGTGCTGGCGATGGTGCTTGTGGGTCCGGACCACTTGCCGGAGTATGTCGGCAAACTGCGAACGTTTATCCGTCAGGCTCGTGAGATGGCAGACGGGGCCAAGTCGCAGCTCAAGGACCAGATGGGTCCGGAGTTCCAGGACATCGACTGGCGCGCGTACGACCCCCGGCAGTACGACCCGCGCAAGATCGTGCGCGACGCATTGTTCGACACACCCGGTGACGCAGCGGCCCCGGATGCCGCAGCGGTTCCGCCGACACCGGCGCCCTATCTCAACCCGGCCAACGACTACCGCAGGTTCGATCCCGACCGGGCCACGCCGTTCGACCACGACGCCACCTGA
- a CDS encoding Mrp/NBP35 family ATP-binding protein: MSAPTQDAVAAALATVQDPEIKRPVTELDMVESVEISETGHVTVTLLLTIAGCPLKSKLTQDTTEAVSAVEGVTGVDVRLGVMSDEQRGALRDRLRGGQAEKEIPFAKPGSLTRVYAVASGKGGVGKSSVTVNLAAALADSGLRVGVVDADIYGFSVPRMLGVERRPTQVDDMILPPDSHGVKVISIGMFVPGNQPVVWRGPMLHRALQQFLGDVFWGDLDVLLLDLPPGTGDIAISVAQLIPNAEILVVTTPQQAAAEVAERAGAIALQTKQRIAGVIENMSWLELPDGTRQEIFGSGGGHAVAESLTRSVGAEVALLGQIPLDVTLREGADAGMPVVLGRPDAPAAVALRGIARGLASRARGLAGRSLGLTPAGR, translated from the coding sequence ATGTCTGCCCCCACCCAGGACGCCGTCGCGGCCGCGCTGGCGACCGTTCAGGATCCCGAGATCAAGCGCCCCGTCACCGAGCTCGACATGGTCGAATCCGTGGAGATCTCCGAGACCGGCCACGTGACCGTGACCCTGCTGCTGACGATCGCGGGGTGCCCCCTCAAGTCGAAGCTCACCCAGGACACCACCGAGGCGGTGAGCGCCGTCGAGGGTGTCACCGGCGTCGACGTGCGCCTCGGTGTGATGTCGGACGAGCAACGCGGCGCCCTGCGTGACCGCCTGCGGGGTGGCCAGGCCGAGAAGGAGATCCCGTTCGCCAAGCCGGGATCGCTGACCCGCGTGTATGCCGTGGCGTCCGGCAAGGGCGGCGTCGGCAAGTCGTCGGTGACCGTGAATCTGGCTGCGGCTCTTGCGGATTCGGGCCTTCGCGTAGGCGTCGTCGATGCCGACATCTACGGCTTCTCGGTGCCACGCATGCTCGGCGTGGAGCGTCGACCCACCCAGGTGGACGACATGATCCTGCCGCCCGACAGCCACGGTGTGAAGGTCATCTCGATCGGCATGTTCGTGCCCGGCAACCAACCTGTCGTGTGGCGCGGGCCGATGCTGCACCGCGCGCTACAGCAGTTCCTCGGCGACGTCTTCTGGGGCGACCTGGATGTCCTGCTGCTCGACCTGCCGCCGGGCACCGGCGACATCGCCATCTCGGTCGCCCAACTGATCCCGAACGCAGAGATCTTGGTCGTCACGACACCGCAGCAGGCCGCCGCGGAGGTCGCCGAGCGCGCCGGGGCCATCGCGCTGCAGACCAAACAGCGCATTGCGGGTGTCATCGAGAACATGTCGTGGCTGGAACTCCCCGACGGCACTCGCCAGGAGATCTTCGGCAGCGGTGGGGGTCACGCTGTCGCCGAATCGCTCACCCGCTCGGTCGGAGCCGAGGTTGCGCTGCTCGGTCAGATCCCGCTGGATGTCACCCTGCGTGAGGGCGCAGACGCCGGTATGCCGGTGGTTCTCGGCCGGCCGGACGCTCCCGCTGCCGTCGCGCTGCGCGGTATTGCTCGTGGCTTGGCCTCACGCGCTCGCGGACTCGCCGGTCGTTCGCTCGGGCTGACGCCGGCTGGTCGCTGA
- a CDS encoding O-methyltransferase, producing the protein MSSMRPATWAYAEEFVTETDVLDRARERAAKLHCEAVSSGAGAALRVLAAAANARAIVEVGTGAGVSGLCLLDGMPSDGVLTTIDINPEHQRAARQAFSEAGVAAQRARIITGDALQVMARLADGGYDVVLLDGHAQDYPDHIPHARRLLRRGGVLAINKMLWRDRVADPADRDETTVLLRDLGKQLREDPELVTTLLPVGDGLLTAVRR; encoded by the coding sequence ATGTCATCGATGCGGCCGGCGACCTGGGCCTATGCCGAAGAATTCGTCACTGAGACTGACGTGCTCGACCGGGCCCGCGAACGCGCCGCCAAGCTGCACTGCGAAGCCGTCAGCAGCGGTGCTGGTGCGGCGCTGCGCGTGTTGGCGGCGGCGGCCAATGCCCGGGCGATCGTCGAGGTCGGCACCGGCGCGGGAGTCTCCGGGCTCTGCCTGTTGGACGGTATGCCGAGCGACGGTGTGCTGACCACGATCGACATCAATCCTGAACACCAGCGCGCTGCCCGTCAGGCTTTCAGCGAGGCCGGTGTCGCCGCGCAACGCGCCCGCATCATCACCGGCGACGCGCTGCAGGTGATGGCACGCTTGGCCGACGGTGGCTACGACGTGGTGCTGCTCGACGGCCACGCTCAGGACTATCCCGACCACATCCCGCACGCACGGCGGCTGCTGCGACGTGGCGGCGTCCTCGCGATCAACAAGATGCTGTGGCGCGACCGGGTCGCCGACCCGGCTGACCGCGACGAGACGACGGTGCTCCTGCGGGACCTCGGCAAACAATTGCGCGAGGATCCGGAACTTGTGACCACGTTGTTGCCGGTGGGCGACGGACTGCTCACAGCGGTGCGCCGCTGA
- a CDS encoding anti-sigma factor family protein, translating to MIFARTEEHLGDRIADYVDGVLDAAEEHKVEVHLTVCQHCRHAVEQERAIIAQLRSVRFDAGGHQQMMASLLSLAGPDSGVGAHPMAGPVAGSDRQALAVVTAGAPPQYQSARRSMACALFAVAGCVGVALAATSATVGTSTPPRHQPALSNRAFHVHDLPGTTSTPIRTVSARGPQPEDSVAQIGWHFP from the coding sequence TTGATCTTCGCCCGCACCGAGGAGCACCTCGGAGATCGCATCGCCGACTATGTCGACGGTGTGCTCGATGCCGCGGAGGAACACAAAGTCGAGGTCCACCTGACGGTCTGCCAGCACTGCCGCCATGCCGTCGAGCAGGAGCGGGCGATCATCGCCCAGTTGCGGTCGGTGCGCTTCGACGCGGGCGGCCACCAGCAGATGATGGCGAGTCTGTTGTCGCTGGCCGGCCCGGACAGCGGTGTTGGCGCTCATCCGATGGCAGGCCCGGTGGCAGGTTCGGACCGGCAGGCGCTCGCGGTCGTCACCGCCGGTGCTCCGCCGCAGTATCAGTCCGCGCGCCGCTCGATGGCCTGCGCGTTGTTTGCGGTGGCCGGATGCGTCGGGGTCGCCTTGGCGGCGACGAGCGCGACCGTCGGCACCTCTACGCCGCCACGGCACCAGCCGGCCCTGTCCAACCGGGCTTTCCACGTGCATGACCTGCCGGGCACCACCTCGACGCCGATCCGCACGGTGTCCGCCCGCGGGCCGCAGCCGGAGGATTCGGTGGCACAGATCGGCTGGCACTTTCCGTAA
- the sigE gene encoding RNA polymerase sigma factor SigE produces MTDQPLRGAVKTEVPDVAPPGWQPPTWEEIVTEHSARVYRLSYRLTGNVHDAEDLTHDVFVRVFRSLHSYRPGTFEGWLHRITTNVFLDKMRRKQRIRFDALADDAAARLPSREGSPEQLYADAHFDDDIQRALDALAPDFRAAVVLCDIEGLSYEEIAATLDIKLGTVRSRIHRGRAQLREALAHRAPENRSSGARVATPSLTPAVGVR; encoded by the coding sequence ATGACCGACCAGCCGCTGCGGGGAGCAGTCAAGACCGAGGTGCCAGATGTGGCCCCTCCGGGCTGGCAGCCACCCACCTGGGAAGAAATCGTCACCGAGCACTCCGCGCGCGTCTACCGCCTCTCCTACCGTCTGACCGGCAACGTCCACGACGCCGAAGACCTGACCCATGACGTCTTCGTGCGTGTGTTCCGTTCGCTGCACTCCTACCGACCGGGCACCTTCGAGGGCTGGTTGCACCGCATCACCACCAACGTCTTCCTCGACAAGATGCGCCGCAAGCAGCGCATCCGCTTCGACGCGCTCGCCGACGACGCCGCGGCCCGCCTGCCCAGCCGCGAGGGCAGCCCGGAGCAGCTGTATGCCGATGCCCACTTCGACGACGACATTCAGCGCGCGCTCGATGCTCTGGCGCCTGACTTCCGTGCAGCGGTCGTGCTCTGTGACATCGAGGGGCTCTCCTACGAAGAGATCGCCGCAACGCTCGACATCAAGCTCGGCACGGTGCGCTCGCGGATTCACCGTGGGCGCGCGCAGTTGCGCGAGGCGCTGGCCCATCGCGCTCCGGAGAACCGCTCGTCCGGCGCACGTGTCGCCACCCCGAGCCTGACGCCCGCCGTGGGGGTCCGTTGA
- a CDS encoding DUF3117 domain-containing protein, translating into MAAMKPRTGDGPLEVTKEGRSILLRMPLEGGGRLVVEMNAEEAKALGDAIKGCVG; encoded by the coding sequence ATGGCGGCGATGAAGCCGAGGACCGGGGACGGTCCGCTCGAAGTCACCAAGGAAGGCCGCAGCATTCTGCTGCGCATGCCGCTCGAAGGTGGTGGCCGCCTGGTCGTCGAGATGAACGCCGAGGAGGCCAAGGCGCTCGGCGACGCGATCAAGGGCTGCGTCGGCTGA
- a CDS encoding enoyl-CoA hydratase/isomerase family protein, whose protein sequence is MTDGPVVLERDGALATVRLNRPEAMNSLDVATKEALLAAIDEVTDDDQVRCVVLTGTGRAFCVGQDLKEHVDLLAQGADALFTTVPEHYNPIVTALSTMNKPVVAAVNGVAAGAGAAFAFACDLRICSEDAGFNLAFAGIALSCDSGSSFWLPRLVGMAKAKELLLMPRTVRAPEALTLGLATEVVAADDFAARVHEVGTRLADGPTLSYGAMRRAVEFSATHTLAESLAHEAELMTATGSTDDHHAAVDAFLNKRAPEFTGH, encoded by the coding sequence ATGACCGATGGACCCGTGGTGCTCGAACGTGACGGGGCGCTGGCGACCGTCCGACTGAACCGGCCGGAGGCGATGAACTCTCTCGACGTCGCGACCAAGGAGGCCTTGCTCGCCGCCATCGACGAGGTCACCGACGATGACCAGGTGCGCTGCGTCGTGCTCACCGGCACCGGGCGCGCGTTCTGCGTCGGGCAGGACCTCAAGGAGCACGTCGACCTGCTGGCGCAGGGGGCAGATGCGTTGTTCACGACCGTGCCCGAGCACTACAACCCGATCGTCACCGCGCTGTCGACGATGAACAAGCCGGTCGTCGCCGCGGTGAACGGCGTCGCGGCGGGAGCGGGTGCCGCCTTCGCGTTCGCGTGTGATCTGCGCATCTGCAGCGAGGACGCCGGCTTCAACCTGGCCTTCGCCGGCATCGCGCTGTCGTGCGATTCGGGTTCGTCGTTCTGGCTGCCACGACTGGTCGGCATGGCCAAGGCCAAAGAACTGCTGCTCATGCCGCGCACGGTCCGCGCGCCGGAGGCGCTGACGCTGGGCCTGGCGACCGAGGTGGTCGCCGCCGACGACTTCGCGGCTCGGGTGCACGAGGTCGGCACCCGGCTGGCCGACGGACCGACCCTGTCGTATGGCGCGATGCGACGTGCGGTGGAGTTCTCCGCGACCCACACCCTCGCCGAATCACTGGCACACGAAGCCGAGCTCATGACTGCGACCGGGTCCACCGACGACCACCACGCGGCCGTCGACGCCTTCCTGAACAAGCGCGCACCTGAATTCACCGGTCACTGA